CGTTGGCACAATATCTAATAAATCAAAAAATTCAGTAGCTCGTTCTAAAAAATGCAGATCAGTATACTTTACGATAATAAGATCAATATCACTATCTGCGTGAAATTCATTAGTATTGAAACTGCCAAACAAATATGCCGCCTGTACTCTATTATGGAGTTTCTCTTTTAGAGTCGCTAAAAAACTTGCAACACTATAACCATATAAAGGA
This is a stretch of genomic DNA from Deltaproteobacteria bacterium. It encodes these proteins:
- a CDS encoding nucleotidyltransferase domain-containing protein, with translation MMSAILEKNSRDPLYGYSVASFLATLKEKLHNRVQAAYLFGSFNTNEFHADSDIDLIIVKYTDLHFLERATEFFDLLDIVPTMYILVYTPDEFKRLTSEPSPGFWQSVVATIQPLITPAD